The following DNA comes from Oreochromis niloticus isolate F11D_XX linkage group LG23, O_niloticus_UMD_NMBU, whole genome shotgun sequence.
AGCTCTGCAGGCCTTAACTTGCAGGATTTAATTGTGGTTGTGTTTTCAGGTAATGCCATCGTATATAAACCCTCTCCAATGGCTCCGGTGACTGCTGTCATCCTGGCTGAGATCTACAAAGAGGCTGGGGTACCTGATGGGCTTTTCTGTGTGGTCCAAGGTGGAGCAGAGACCGGCAGCTTGCTCTGCCATCATCCAAAAGTCGCTAAAGTCTCTTTCACTGGGAGTGTTCCTACAGGCAAAAAGGTACACAGACCAGTACAGCATTGTTTCCCACATATGGACTGTAACTGGAATGTCCAGATACACTGATGGTCTTCCAAGTAAATTTTGTTcttagttgttttgtttttttttgtcatacaGAGGAATGTGATCTGTTTACTAATATAGAATATTTTAGTTTAGAACATAGAGAGTATGATAGATGCACATAGGCACTGTGATGTCTCCATGTTAAGCATTAGCATTTTGTCTGCTGCtatgatgttttgttttaagaCAGAAGTCAAGCAGGTAGAATGCAGTTAGCAAGCTGCCAAAACTGAAACGGTTCAAAGAAGTCAataattctttttcttcttctcattaTTATTTTCAACCAGGCTGTAAACTGAATTTAGTGCTGGGGACTTGGACATTAAAGATGGGAATGTTGGGTTATTGGCTCACTTTTGGAGTCACGTATTGGGGTATTTATTCTCCTGTGGGACACAGCCCCAACCTACTGTGATTCGCCTGTTTAGCAACTGTTGATTCCTCATGTGCATTTCTAGTTGCGATTTTTGAACTTGCCAATAAAAGAATAACAGTCATCATCTCAGTATAAGAAAGAAATAATCATAGGATAAAATTTAAGGAAGATCTGAAGTTATAGGAACTGACATGAGGGAACGTACAAAGAAGTGAAACGATGTCAGTTACAAATATGTTTGCCCctaaagagaaaactgactgcagAGAGGCAGTGGGGACGCGGGAGGATAAAAGAGTCCCCAGACTCAGAGTACACTGCCCTGGAGGTGACAACAGTAGCCCTTGTTCTGCTCTGGAGATCTCCTGCAGGCTGGAGGAGGGTCACCCTAACCAGCCTTAAAGATCTGCTACTTTATTTTAAGCTAAAGGTGACTTTATTATACAAGCCCACAGACCATGGCTGCTCTCTTTACTTTCAGGTCATGGAAATGTCTGCAAAGAGTGTGAAGCAGGTGACTCTGGAGCTGGGAGGGAAATCTCCTCTCATTATCTTCAAAGACTGCGAACTGGAGAATGCAGTGAAGGGGGCACTAATGGCGAACTTCCTGACACAGGGACAGGTGAGTCTGTACAATGTACTTTTAGTGTACTGTGCAGCCTGATGCAAACCAAGACTCTTGGAGGTTTTGGTGTattaactttgtgctgaaataTGCAGGTGTGCTGCAATGGGACCAGAGTGTTTGTGCAGCGGGAGATCATGCCACAGTTCCTAGAGGAGGTAGTCAAGAGGACCAAGGCCATCCCTGTTGGTGACCCCCTGCTCGGGAGCACCAGGATGGGACCTCTGATCAGCAAACCACAGCTGGAGAAAGTGCTGGGATTTGTCAGTCAGGCCAAGAAAGAGGTGCTTTTCATTAGAGGGAGAGAATTAGCTTTAATAGTTTGTGGTTTCTCAGTTAAACACAAAGAATCTGCATTACTGTGGGTATTCTTTAACATAGCTcttgtaattatttatttatttatttatttctagggAGCCAGAGTGCTTTGTGGAGGAGATCCCTTTGTCCCCAGTGACCCCAAACTGAAAGGGGGGTATTTCATGTCGCCATGCGTACTTGGTACGTCTAACACTTTGGTTAATGGTGGTACAGCACACGCAcagtcagctttgttttttaacacaCAAAGTCTCTCGACAGATAACTGCAGAGACGACATGACCTGTGTGAAGGAGGAGATTTTTGGCCCTGTTATGTCCGTTTTGCCTTTTGACACGGAGGAAGAAGTGATCCAGAGAGCCAACAACACCACCTTTGGACTGGCCTCTGGGGTCTTCACCAGGTCAGTCTGTCGTGAGTCAGCAGTGTGGTGCAACTGTTGACGGCTTGCTCTTTTAAGATAATGAGTTTATTGCATTCTGTTGGCTGTGGCTCAAGGTCTCCACAGTGCGGCCAATTCACTGCACAGTAGCAATTTCAAGTTGCATACAGACTGCTTTTCTCTGTATAAAAGTCGGTTCTTTTCCTTCTCCTACAGGGACATTTCTCGAGCCCATCGCGTGGCAGCGAGTATGGAGGCAGGGACCTGCTTTATCAACAATTACAACATCAACCCTATAGAGTTGCCGTTTGGAGGATACAAGATGTCGGGTAAGATGCTGTCAGCTTTTCATGGTCCAGGTAAATGCTGCATTTGCTCAATAAATTAACCAGTTCTCTCCTGATCCCTGCAGGCTTTGGCAGAGAGAACGGCCAGGTGACCATCGAGTACTACTCCCAGCTGAAGACTGTAGTGGTGGAAATGGGTGACGTCGAAAGCCTCTTCTAAAGTTTTACACCGCTGTGCCAGAACTGTGACTACAGCTCTTCACTTCTCCCTTCTTACTGTGCTAGGCTGACACATAATTAATGCAGAGTGTGTGGAACATGATGTAGACTCCAAAAGTATTGAAGTAATCAGAAGAAAATTTCTGCCTAACAGCTGCTTCTTTGTATCAAAATAAACTTGTAGAAGcaaattctttttctttgttgcttGTGAGTTGAACTGTATGAATATGCTATACTGAAATCACGTCAACAGTCatttcaaggtgctttatattgcaaggtaaagacTACAATATTAGACAGAAAATGCCAACAATCAGCGATCCCCCTGTGGGCGAGACGAAGAGcttctttttaacaggaagagacctccatCAGAAGGGCAGACATCTGCCTCAACTGGAAAGATCAAAGGACAGCAGACCAGCGGATGAAGTTAATAACATACAATACATGAGTGAAAAGAGCTGAGTGGagaaaaaatactttaaaataatATGTTAAATAAGTTTAATATGGGACGTCACTGAGCAAGCTTGGTCTAGTGCAGGGTCACCTGACTAAGCTGTAACTTTATGAGTTATAAAAACTTTCAAGGCCAAATTCAAAAGTAGAGAAGGTGTCAAGAGTATTGTATTCACTATATTgagataatataataaaaagatACTTTTATTACTatatgtgaggagaaggattttaagttctggatttaacagagtCAGTAAAGAGTTGATAGTGTGGGAGAAATATGATCTCTCTTTTCCTTTCCTGGTACCTGGAAAATGGTACTATTAATTGACATTTTAGTTATTCTGTAAGTGATGTTATTATTGTTGGTAATACTAATTAGCAGGATTTTGGTGGTGTACAACCACAAACTTTGACAGTGTATTTGATATTATATGCTACCAGGTGCTTTCTAAAATTGCAGATCATTCATTCATAATGATCTGCAATTCTTATGAGTTGTGCTTCACGTTGAAGCAAACTGAAGGTCCTGGTTTCTTTCTGCGTGCTCATGCTTCCTCCCAGAATCAtacatgttaggttaactgttGTGTCTGTGTATCTGAATAATTGTCTCGTGACAACAGGGTTCATATTGTTAAACAATAACTGCTTTACCGATAaggcagcagcaccatgttgTAGTTTAAAAGCAGTTGTATGTTgctatatatataatatattaagtatataaatatatggagCATTTATAAAGTAGGAATGTAATTGAGAACCTGCAAAGCGttatctgacacacacacacacacacacacacacacacacacacatatatatatatgtgtgtgtgtgtgtgtatatatatatacatatatatatagtgagagagagagagagggagagagagagagagagtacaCAGTTAATGTACAAATTAATTACTATAGTTTTAATTACTATAGTAATATAGATTAATATAGATATACATTCAGTTTTTACATATATCACATTTGAACTCTAAACTCTAAACTGAAATATTTGCTTAAATGTCGCATAAGTTGTGTACTGGATTATTTGTTTACGAGaaaaatttgaataaataaacgtTATAGCGTTTCCGCCATGTTTAATCTGCAggcttttactttgacagtgaTGAACCGGAAGTGCTTCTGTGTCGCTTGAGGTTGGCTAAATTCTACTTGAACAATGCaggtaataaatatgaatatatattcTGGACGACAGTATAATGCCTCCTTAGATGCATTAACATTcattaaaacttttatttattttgcctgATGActcattttcttcttgtttaagtgactgttggtctcttaagtggctgagtttatgcacTCTTTAGCCGTTTAGCTAGCACAACTGTGTATTTGCAGTCAGTTTGGGAGGTTTTTAATGCTTTTGTTGTCTTTTAGCAACGAGAAGAGAAGCAATTAGAGGCGTCAGTGGAGTCTCTCATTTCGAGGGTGGCTCACGTTAAAAATGCTCTGCACAGTTTCATTTACAAACTAGAAAACGAGTACGAGCGTTTGACGTGGTGAGTAAAATTGTTTTCAATGTAAAGCAGGCTGATTTGTATTAAAAGAAACTCGACATAGATTTAAGTTGACCTCGTACTTTGTTGTTCAAGCAGTTTTTGACAGCAACATTATACACAACATTGAACACATTGTGTTCCTTTTATTTACAGGAGAAAATGTGACAGAAACTGTGGAAAATCTTGTCTTGTGGATATACAGATTTGATCTGAAACGCGTGCTTTGTGGATTATTTTTGAGCTCTCACAGATGTTCCCTTTTTTGTCCTGTAGGCCTTCTGTTTTGGATAACTTCGCTCTTCTGTCTGGTCAGCTGAACACCATCAATAAACTGCTCAGGAACGAGAAGACACCATCCTTTCGCAACCAGGTTATAATTCCCCTGGTCCTGTCTCCAGACCGAGATGAGGACTTGGCAGTGAGTACCACAGCTGATGACACGTTTccttttttgaagaaaaaaaaaaggaagtatTTTCTCTGAGGTGTCTGTTTACCTGCTCCCAGAAACTTACGGAGCAGCGCGTTCCAGTGTTCAGCCATGAGATCGTACCGGACTACTTGCGGACCAAACCTGACCCAGAGGTGGAGGAGCAGGAGAAAACGCTGAGTACAGAGGCAGCACGTATTGGCCCCGATGTGGCCCAGGTTAGTTTGGactcacataaaataaaatattctgtCATTTTTGGGAATATTTTGCAATTTTTGTTTAAGCCTTCAGGTTTTATTGTCATGAACAGAAACAGATCCAGGCTTTGAATAAGTTGTGTACTACTCTGCTGGAGAAGCTAAGCAACCCTCGTGAGGACAGAGATGCAGAAAGTGCTGGTATGTTGCACTTCTgctgcagtttttttctttaataaattacacaaacacagtgatgactcacaattttttatttttattttttaacccaGCTATGCGACAGAGCAAACCGTCTTTCAACCCTGCTGACACTAACGCATTAGTTTCGGCTGTTGCATTTGGAAAGGGACTTTCCAAATGTAGGCCTCCTGGTCCTGTGGCCCCTGGACACCAAGGACAGGGGTCCATGATGAGTGGAGGTCCAACCTTACAGCAGGTCACTATTGGTGGGGGTTCAGGCCAGCAAGCAGGTATGGGAGGACCTGTGGCTCAACAGCAGCAAGGACAGACAGGTAGGAGACTTGGAAAGCTGAGTTAGTATTTTATCTGAGCACAGCATCACAGTTATGTGAGAGCCAGCCATAGAGTGCTTTGCcgtgtttcttcagttttcttcagtttcAAGACTTTACTGATGACAGTCATTAGTTTTTGAATTATAATGAATTAAGTGTGATGCTCCATTTAAAAATTATGGTCACTTTAAGAGGTAGGAAGGGGAATTATACAGGATATGTTAAAGGCAAATTTTTAAAACACCAGCTGATAACAAAAATGCTCAGCTCTAGGCTTCATAACAGGATACTCAAACAATCTTACATTATACTGCAGTTTAAAAAACTGCCTATtccaatatttaaaaaaacaataacattgcACAAATGAAAAAACATTCTCAAGCTAATGCGCCCATTTTTCCCATGCAATAATCCATCTATGCTTCCACCCAAATGCAGAGGCCGAAGGGACCGTGGTGCATGCTGATGATTAGCCCTTATTAGGGGGCATTAACAGTCGTATCTGATATATATTTTATGATGTTAAGTATTACAAAGTAGTTGACTGTCATCCCTGGCTTTCCTAACATAGACATGATTTAAAATAGTAGATGGCATTTTGTCATAAATTTGGTAGAAATGCCAACATTTCTGTATAGAATTCATTTCTGTGGTCTGTGTATAGTTGTTATCATGCAGTTTACAGcttaaaaacatgttaaggTGTGCACTACCTGTTTAATTTAACTAGAAATGTACTTTTACTTCAAAGTAATCTCCACGTTAATGCCAGGAAAATTCCCACCAAACATTACATTGTAATGAGATGATAGTGTTGATTTTCATATGAAAACTGCTTGTTTGTTTATATGTATTGATACTACTTTGAACTCTACAGATCATTTTCAGGAGTTTATGGACCTTGAAACTTGCACATTGACTACTAGCTAAGACTGTCACAATACTAGAATTTATTGAGTATATACTCAGGGAACTACTAAATACCATTTTTGAGACCACGCTGAAGATTTTGACCCCATCCTGCAACAATAGTAAAGAAAatctccaaaggttgattctgttcatctggacgtaacgttttgtgggagaaacgtttcgtcactcatccaagtgacttcttcagtctcagctgactgcaggtttccccaatcttataaacagtacatttgcataatgactgaaaccaacCAGCTCAGTGAATGGGGTGGTtgggtcagttccttaatcttaattatgcaaattctcatgccCATTGATCAACAGCCACTGActaaaacccactgatcaaaacccactgatcaatggccatgagtaccattcacagagataGTGAATAGTAAAGAAAAGTAATGGTGAAGAACtcacatttcaaaaaacatgttgaattTTTGCAAACTTTTTCAATAATATGTTGAATTCAACAAAATAGGTTTTTAAGATTCATctgatttgttttattaatttaaaaattattttttcatcttGTCCACAACTGCCTGCAGCCTCTCTGCCATCCACCATCCACTCTGTGCAGCTCTTTGCATCCTCAGCCCTGCTCTTCAGGCCTGAAACCCATCTGAATAAGTTACTCTTCTCCcgatttgacttttttattttcctggaTTATCCACTCATGGCTGTGCAGAGCAGCCTACTCGATTCACCATGTGTCCATAATCCGCCTTGCCACAACTCTATATTCAGTATGCCATCTGTCATTCATAATCATTACAGGCTAACTACAGCATGCTAGCTGCTGCGTTAATGAACTGTTAAATACTTCAGTGCTGTTGAAACGGACGTTTTACTGACCTCTGAAATTCCTCCTCAAGTGTTGTTCAGTGTTATGAACGCTAACGACTTTAGTTGTTAGTGAGGGGAGGAGCTGTGTGCGTCACTGTCTGCAGAGTGTCTTCAAAGATGGCACTGTTTGTATCGATACTATGGCAAATGAGTATCTTAATTTGATAGTCATTTTGGAGTTGATTAATATTGgagtattaaattaaattaatttttttgacAACCCAGCTGCTAACACAGGATGTTTTGAATGATTTATATTTGCacttgaagaaagaaaaaaccttAAAGATGCATATATAGGGTTGATCTCAtcccttttgttttctctcaggAAAAATGCCAAGCAGCATCAAGACAAACATCAAATCTGCATCTGGGTCAATGCATCCTTATAACCGATGAGCCGCCTTCTTCTCACCTGTTACCATTCAGAGACTTCCCTTCAGAGGTGCCAGCATTTACAGTAGAAAACTGTCAC
Coding sequences within:
- the LOC100707441 gene encoding aldehyde dehydrogenase family 9 member A1; its protein translation is MAQSTLDSMPGASTGTVVITEPLNFWGGKRVKPREEKNAEPVFEPATGRVLCQMVPCGAEEVDEAIQSAYAAYQKWSKMAGMERARVMLEAARIIRERREKIAKLEAINNGKTITEALVNIDISWKSIEYYAGLAGTLAGQHIQLPGGAFAYSRREPLGVCVGIGAWNFPFVIATMKSAPALACGNAIVYKPSPMAPVTAVILAEIYKEAGVPDGLFCVVQGGAETGSLLCHHPKVAKVSFTGSVPTGKKVMEMSAKSVKQVTLELGGKSPLIIFKDCELENAVKGALMANFLTQGQVCCNGTRVFVQREIMPQFLEEVVKRTKAIPVGDPLLGSTRMGPLISKPQLEKVLGFVSQAKKEGARVLCGGDPFVPSDPKLKGGYFMSPCVLDNCRDDMTCVKEEIFGPVMSVLPFDTEEEVIQRANNTTFGLASGVFTRDISRAHRVAASMEAGTCFINNYNINPIELPFGGYKMSGFGRENGQVTIEYYSQLKTVVVEMGDVESLF
- the med8 gene encoding mediator of RNA polymerase II transcription subunit 8, with product MQQREEKQLEASVESLISRVAHVKNALHSFIYKLENEYERLTWPSVLDNFALLSGQLNTINKLLRNEKTPSFRNQVIIPLVLSPDRDEDLAKLTEQRVPVFSHEIVPDYLRTKPDPEVEEQEKTLSTEAARIGPDVAQKQIQALNKLCTTLLEKLSNPREDRDAESAAMRQSKPSFNPADTNALVSAVAFGKGLSKCRPPGPVAPGHQGQGSMMSGGPTLQQVTIGGGSGQQAGMGGPVAQQQQGQTGKMPSSIKTNIKSASGSMHPYNR